The Macellibacteroides fermentans genome contains the following window.
GACTTGTAGCTGAGCATGGGCTGTCTTTTTATATGGAAGGATATCACAAGAAAATTCTTTTCGATACCGGACAAAGCGATCGTTTCATAGATAATGCCAAAGCATTGGGTATAGACCTTAGCGATGTAGATGCACTGGTTGTTAGTCACGGACATTACGACCACACTGGCGGATTAGAGGCCTTTCTGAAGATTAATACCAAGGCTGTCATCTATATGAAACCCGGAGCCATTGATGCCAAGTATCACGGAAAGGATCGTTTTATCGGAACAACCATTGATGTCCAACTACTAAAGGATCGCCTCTGTTTGGTTTATGAACGGACTGAAATAGACAAAGGAATATTTGTTATGCCCCATACACCTCTTGTAAATGCAGATGATACATCTATGCATGGCTTTCAGGTAAAAGAAGATCAGAAGATAAAGGACGATACATTTCAGGACGAACTGTTTTTAACCATTGTTCGAAGTGGAAAGCTTTCCATAATAAGCAGTTGTTCTCATAGGGGGATAAGCAATATGGTGTATGAAGCCGTAAGAACATTCATTTTGTCGGTCGACCTGATTCTGGGTGGCTTCCATCTTAAAAACTGCACTCCCCGGCAATACGAGGAGGTTATAGAATGTATGAATGAAATACAACCCAAAAGAATAGGCGTATGTCATTGTACTGGTATTGAAAAGTATTTTACACTTAAGCAAGACCTTTCCTGTACCGTTTTTTATAATATGACCGGTCATCGTGTGTTTATATAATCCTTAAGATTTTGCAGATTGTAAACTTGAGAGCTGTTCTTTAAGCATAAACCCTGCAATTCTGGCTGCATCAGCAATAAAGGCTGAGCATGGTCTGCGTTGATAATATTCTTTTGTCCGGATGGATGGGGCAGGAGTAGATTGCAACTCCGATTCCGGTAATAATTCGCGACAAAGGATTGTATGATGTTTATCTTTAAAAATTCCGGCCATTTCCCTTATAATATTATCAACGCTGTTGGATTCATTTTCATCATTAGGTACTGATATCGGATATTTAAATCCGGCTATCATGGCCATTGCTGTCACTGTTCCGCATATTTCACGCATACGGCCGACTCCCGCTCCGAAAGAAACAGACATATTTCTAGCTACATCGTACTCTAATCCAAGAATATCCCAATATGCCAGAAACACAGATTGGGCACAATTATAACCTGTATAAAAGTTATCAACAGCTTTATCAACACGTTCTTCAATATCAAAATCAGCTATTTTATTAGAGAAATTCATTGGGTTTTATTATTTTTATATTGTGTTTGCAAAAGTAGATAATTCGTTGAATTAAATAGGTATGCGTCGTAAAATAATGAACAAAAGTTCATTAATAAAGTGTGTTTGAGACCGTAGGAAATCAATCATATTCCTGTCTAATTAATATGATCAAAAATGATAAGATGACCGATCAGGATATTATAACAGAGATACTGTTGGGTAATAGATTCTTGTTTAGCAAACTAATTGACAAATACCAGCGTATGGTGTTTACACTGGCTATGGGATTTGTACATCAGAAGGAGAATGCAGAGGATCTTACGCAGGATATTTTTATTAAGGTGTGGATTGCACTTCCCAATTATAAAGGAGACGCCATCTTTTCTACGTGGCTGTATCGGATTGCAGTTAATTACTGTATTAATTTTGTAGAGAAGAATAAACGAAATCGCTTTATTGTATTGGCTGAAGAGCTTATAGGCCATGTGTTTAATACGGCTATTAACGATAAAGATGCACAACAGGAGTTAGAAGAAATGGAAAGTGGAAACCTTGTACGTACTGCCATAGATTCATTGCCAATCAATCAACGAACGGCTTTTATTCTAAGTGCATATGAAGAACTGCCGATAAAAGAAATTGCCTCAATTATGAATCGATCAGAGGGGGCTGTTGAGCAACTTTTGCAACGAGCCAAAATGAATCTTAAGAAAAAAATAAAACATCCGTAGGATTCAACAGAAATCATTGTCTAATATTAAACAAAACAGAAACAAAGATGAACATACCTAATCAAATAAAGGAATACATTGAACAAGAGAAAAAGATTCTGCCTAATCCTTGGTTGTCTGCGAGGATTATGTCAAAAATTGACAATCCGATACAGAAACAGATACCGTATTGGCAACCGGCATTTTTCAGTTTGGCTATTGTACTTACTGTTTTGCTTGGTATCCGGATCGGTATTGCTTTTACTCCTGCCAATGAAATAAATGCAGACGTTGTTCTGAATGATAGAGATATAGAGTGCTTAAACTATTATAATCTGAATGAAGATGAGTAAGACGACTATGCTTGTATGGGTGATTGTAATACTGGTGGTTTTAAATATTACTACTGTTGTAACGTATCATTACATTCAAAGGGAAACAAGTGTTGAACAAGAAAGTATGCTTATTATGTCTGAGGGTAAAAGATTAACAGGGAGTCAATTTAGGCATATTCTTAATTTCGACAATGAACAGATGGATAGTTTCCGAAAGGAAAACAGACATTTTCAACCTCGATTCCGACATATAATATATCGCATTGATTCATTAAAAAGTGAGATGTTTACAGAATTACAACAAGCTGATATGGACTCGGTTGTTTTGGACTCTCTTGCAGCGCAAATTGGACTATTGCATGCGGATTTGAAAAGAGAAACTATTTTATTTTATAAACGCATCAAAGCCGTATGCAATCAGGAACAGCAATCGAAATTAGGAACAGTATTTTCTCCATTATTTACTGCCCAATCTGCCCAGGGTAAAGTGATGGATAGACAAGGCAAACACAGACGGGTTAAGGAGTAGTGCGAGTTTTATTTATAGAAACAGATAGTTATAGTGTGGCTTTATTAACAATTTAATAACGTAGAAATATGAAAACAAAAGTCGTGATTATTATGATGTCATTTTTGCTGGCCGGAAGTATGGCATGGGCACAGGATGCAAAGTCGGGTTCAGCACCCAAAAAAGTAGCGGATAGTTCAACTACAGTTGGAAACAGACAGCGCTTGAGAGATGGAAGTGGTTGTAACAACTCTCAACAAAGAGGAAGAAATAACAATGCTGGTTTGCGGGATGGTAGTGGACGAAGGAATGGAA
Protein-coding sequences here:
- a CDS encoding MBL fold metallo-hydrolase, with the translated sequence MEITTLIENLVYQSGLVAEHGLSFYMEGYHKKILFDTGQSDRFIDNAKALGIDLSDVDALVVSHGHYDHTGGLEAFLKINTKAVIYMKPGAIDAKYHGKDRFIGTTIDVQLLKDRLCLVYERTEIDKGIFVMPHTPLVNADDTSMHGFQVKEDQKIKDDTFQDELFLTIVRSGKLSIISSCSHRGISNMVYEAVRTFILSVDLILGGFHLKNCTPRQYEEVIECMNEIQPKRIGVCHCTGIEKYFTLKQDLSCTVFYNMTGHRVFI
- a CDS encoding C-GCAxxG-C-C family protein, with the translated sequence MNFSNKIADFDIEERVDKAVDNFYTGYNCAQSVFLAYWDILGLEYDVARNMSVSFGAGVGRMREICGTVTAMAMIAGFKYPISVPNDENESNSVDNIIREMAGIFKDKHHTILCRELLPESELQSTPAPSIRTKEYYQRRPCSAFIADAARIAGFMLKEQLSSLQSAKS
- a CDS encoding RNA polymerase sigma factor, which translates into the protein MIKNDKMTDQDIITEILLGNRFLFSKLIDKYQRMVFTLAMGFVHQKENAEDLTQDIFIKVWIALPNYKGDAIFSTWLYRIAVNYCINFVEKNKRNRFIVLAEELIGHVFNTAINDKDAQQELEEMESGNLVRTAIDSLPINQRTAFILSAYEELPIKEIASIMNRSEGAVEQLLQRAKMNLKKKIKHP